One stretch of Deinococcus ficus DNA includes these proteins:
- a CDS encoding GGDEF domain-containing protein: MGTLQSLLRELGQAGAGTQGSDLVADWLLRTYGLEGVTALHIHQGQLQPLPYFDPLPAKVTFTREDLRVVRAGQVDVRPGGILVALSGRYRARYCLWLHPVPARFTAADMELLQLFAHGVGLEIEWRIVQQHLGLLRRLQHDLLRGSLDQAYDVLLRYAVAIIPGAETGSMAVRDGKLFHVVAYGSYDEQELRDVAFDVADNRDVWYGLGEAAWLAGVPRVRRGPDLIARGGGFVRGGEYHTEALASVQSLQANIAVPILYAGEVMAFLNIDSLTDPDAFGDDSVALATSFAEQTALILHEFRLRHDVDAAARTDELTALPNRRALTRALPAMIHRAREGGAPLSVMLLDVHNFKAINDLYGHATGDLALRRVADALRAFLLRLPAADATPAGGPPSTAFRVLSPQPFVPGEPAAFRNGGDEFIVTLPGATPADAARHAAELRDVMLGVNVEGRPIVLDIGVAALQPDDETGDTLFRTADEAMYRDKQARYMASSGSPG; the protein is encoded by the coding sequence CTGGTCGCCGACTGGCTGCTCCGCACCTACGGCCTGGAGGGCGTCACGGCCCTGCACATTCATCAGGGGCAGTTGCAGCCGCTGCCGTACTTTGATCCCCTTCCCGCCAAGGTGACATTCACCCGCGAGGACCTGCGGGTCGTGCGGGCCGGCCAGGTGGACGTCCGGCCAGGCGGCATTCTCGTGGCGCTCAGCGGCCGCTACCGGGCGCGCTACTGCCTTTGGCTGCATCCGGTGCCCGCGCGGTTCACGGCCGCGGACATGGAACTGCTGCAGCTGTTCGCGCATGGCGTCGGCCTGGAAATCGAGTGGCGGATCGTGCAGCAGCACCTGGGACTCCTGCGGCGCCTGCAGCACGATCTGCTCCGCGGCAGCCTGGACCAGGCGTACGACGTGCTGTTGAGGTACGCCGTGGCGATCATTCCCGGCGCGGAGACCGGGTCGATGGCGGTGCGGGACGGCAAGCTCTTTCACGTGGTGGCGTACGGCTCGTACGACGAGCAGGAACTGCGGGACGTCGCGTTCGACGTCGCCGACAACCGCGACGTCTGGTACGGGTTGGGCGAGGCCGCCTGGCTGGCCGGCGTTCCCCGGGTCCGCCGCGGACCGGACCTGATCGCGCGCGGCGGCGGGTTCGTTCGCGGGGGCGAGTACCACACCGAGGCGCTGGCGAGCGTGCAGTCCCTCCAGGCGAACATCGCCGTGCCGATCCTGTACGCCGGGGAGGTCATGGCCTTCCTGAACATCGATTCCCTGACCGACCCGGACGCCTTTGGGGACGACTCGGTGGCGCTGGCAACCTCCTTCGCGGAGCAGACCGCGCTGATCCTGCACGAGTTCCGGCTCCGGCACGACGTGGACGCCGCCGCCCGGACCGACGAACTCACCGCCCTGCCCAACCGGCGGGCGCTGACCCGCGCCCTGCCGGCCATGATCCACCGCGCCCGGGAGGGCGGCGCGCCGCTGTCGGTCATGCTGCTGGACGTGCACAACTTCAAGGCGATCAACGACCTGTACGGGCACGCCACCGGCGACCTGGCCCTGCGGCGCGTCGCGGACGCCCTGCGCGCCTTCCTGCTCCGGCTGCCCGCCGCGGACGCCACCCCGGCGGGCGGTCCGCCCAGCACGGCCTTCCGGGTGCTGTCGCCGCAGCCCTTCGTGCCTGGGGAGCCGGCCGCGTTTCGCAACGGCGGAGACGAGTTCATCGTGACCCTGCCCGGCGCCACACCGGCCGACGCGGCACGGCACGCCGCTGAGCTGCGGGACGTGATGCTGGGCGTGAATGTCGAGGGCCGACCGATCGTGCTGGACATCGGGGTGGCCGCCCTGCAGCCGGACGACGAGACCGGGGACACGCTGTTCAGGACAGCTGACGAGGCCATGTAC